One genomic region from Kineobactrum salinum encodes:
- a CDS encoding putative selenate ABC transporter substrate-binding protein has protein sequence MRYLTALLALLVSIGGFAADTQRPQFTFTAIPDQNEAELMRRFEQVAHYLSGQLGVNARYIPVKSYPAAITAFRNNQVQLAWFGGLSGVQARRMVPGSEAIAQGYEDQFFKTYFIAHKSAGITPGDELPQAIAGKTFTFGSKGSTSGRLMPEFHIRKVFGKAPAQVFSRVGFSGDHSRTIALVQSGAFEIGALNYAVWDKAVVQGDVDTNQVSVIWTTPEYADYQWTVRGDIDEHFGAGFKEQLGRALLAIDDKRILESFSRSGFVPADNDVYQAIKQTAQDIGLLDDF, from the coding sequence ATGCGCTATTTAACCGCATTACTGGCCCTGTTGGTGTCCATAGGCGGCTTTGCCGCGGATACTCAGCGCCCGCAATTCACCTTTACCGCAATACCCGACCAGAATGAAGCCGAACTGATGCGGCGCTTCGAACAGGTTGCCCACTACCTTTCCGGACAACTGGGGGTGAACGCCAGGTATATTCCGGTCAAGAGTTACCCGGCAGCAATTACTGCCTTCAGAAACAATCAGGTTCAGCTGGCCTGGTTTGGCGGACTTTCCGGGGTTCAGGCGCGCAGGATGGTGCCAGGTTCCGAAGCCATTGCCCAGGGCTATGAGGACCAGTTTTTCAAGACTTATTTTATCGCCCACAAGAGCGCCGGCATCACCCCGGGCGATGAGCTGCCACAGGCCATTGCCGGCAAGACCTTCACCTTCGGCTCAAAGGGCTCCACATCCGGGCGGCTGATGCCGGAGTTCCATATTCGGAAGGTTTTTGGCAAAGCGCCGGCGCAGGTATTCTCCCGGGTGGGGTTCAGCGGCGATCACAGCCGGACCATTGCGCTGGTGCAATCTGGTGCCTTCGAGATTGGTGCACTTAATTATGCGGTCTGGGACAAAGCCGTCGTGCAGGGAGACGTGGATACGAACCAGGTATCAGTTATCTGGACCACGCCGGAATACGCCGACTACCAGTGGACGGTGCGAGGTGATATCGATGAACACTTCGGAGCCGGCTTCAAGGAACAGTTGGGCCGCGCATTACTGGCCATTGATGACAAGAGAATACTGGAAAGCTTCTCCAGGTCCGGCTTTGTTCCAGCTGACAACGATGTCTATCAGGCGATCAAACAAACCGCACAGGATATCGGCCTGCTCGACGACTTCTGA
- a CDS encoding ATP-binding cassette domain-containing protein: protein MSLLLELKDCRLNYPSNVKGEDDKLALAIDHLSIRAGDRIALLGKSGAGKSTLLRHIRSQLSDRASWCPQDASLVPQLKVFHNICSGALDRHSGFVNLKNLLLPSSRFKAEVAALAEPLGISAWLWTKADELSGGQQQRVAIARALYQQKPILLADEPVSALDKLQGQRILELLASRHGTSVIAMHNAELVLAVCNRVIGLKDQRILLDCRVDQLGAEAIRQLYQ, encoded by the coding sequence ATGAGCCTGCTGCTCGAGCTGAAAGACTGCCGGCTAAACTATCCGAGCAACGTCAAAGGCGAAGACGACAAACTGGCCCTGGCCATAGATCACCTGAGCATCCGGGCAGGGGATCGTATCGCCCTGCTTGGCAAAAGCGGCGCCGGCAAGAGCACACTGTTGCGCCATATCCGCAGCCAGTTGAGTGACCGGGCCAGCTGGTGTCCTCAAGACGCTTCGCTGGTGCCGCAGCTCAAGGTTTTTCACAATATTTGCTCAGGTGCCCTGGATCGCCATTCAGGTTTTGTAAACCTGAAGAACCTGCTGCTGCCCTCATCGCGTTTCAAGGCCGAGGTCGCTGCCCTGGCTGAACCGCTGGGAATTTCAGCATGGCTCTGGACCAAGGCCGATGAACTCTCCGGCGGCCAGCAGCAGAGAGTCGCCATCGCCCGAGCGCTCTATCAGCAAAAACCCATCCTGCTGGCCGACGAGCCGGTGTCAGCGCTGGACAAGTTGCAGGGACAGAGGATTCTCGAACTTCTCGCGAGTCGTCACGGCACCTCGGTGATTGCCATGCATAACGCGGAGCTGGTTTTGGCAGTATGCAACCGGGTGATCGGACTGAAGGACCAGCGGATACTGCTGGACTGTCGCGTCGATCAGCTCGGTGCCGAAGCCATCAGGCAACTGTATCAGTGA
- a CDS encoding PhnE/PtxC family ABC transporter permease, protein MLFFKRFRQQRRSLRRLTFHFVAIALFCLIFADIDISTRSPGHELWLMAQGLVTPRIDDSRQWLDAVIYTLTFSLQGVILAAGLGFILAVFYHLAWVRVLAASLRSVHEVFWALIFIQVLGISTLAGVLAIMLPFGGTMAKVYGEQLEEVDPSPANAASPGGSTSLSHFFYTRLPLAFHAMRNYTAYRMECAIRSSVVLGFIGLPTLGFHLETALRAGDYSSASAQLLTLLALVYSLRFWFRAKWLWILVPVAFVARPPYGQWNTANLGQFLRDCVPAPLRQDWPAEKTLSWLLGLGEQIASGVWNTVVLAQIVLVLTGIFALLGSTLNSPHFAAGMSRRVGDGVLLILRSLPDYLLNFIGLIVLGPSMLPAIIAMTLHNGAIIGHLLGAHSSAIEPAVVPSGPLSRFVYYYVPTLYQRFLAYCFYRWEIIIRETAMLGILGIPTLGFYIDSAFEFLRFDVAMILIAVSAGMTLSADCFSRKLRQQFLRYGQDQKEL, encoded by the coding sequence ATGCTCTTTTTCAAGCGCTTTCGCCAGCAGCGACGCAGCCTGAGAAGACTCACCTTCCATTTTGTAGCAATTGCCCTCTTCTGTCTGATATTTGCTGATATCGATATCAGCACCCGAAGCCCGGGCCACGAATTGTGGCTGATGGCGCAGGGGCTGGTAACGCCCCGGATTGATGATTCCCGGCAATGGCTGGATGCCGTCATCTACACCCTGACCTTCTCGCTGCAAGGCGTCATCCTGGCCGCCGGCCTCGGTTTCATTCTGGCAGTGTTCTACCATCTGGCATGGGTGCGGGTACTTGCCGCCAGCCTGCGCTCGGTACACGAGGTCTTCTGGGCGCTGATATTCATACAAGTCCTTGGCATTTCCACCCTGGCGGGTGTACTCGCAATTATGCTGCCCTTCGGTGGAACCATGGCCAAGGTCTACGGCGAGCAGCTGGAGGAAGTGGACCCCTCCCCTGCCAACGCAGCGTCGCCGGGTGGGAGCACAAGCCTCAGTCACTTCTTCTACACCAGACTGCCGCTGGCCTTCCACGCGATGCGCAACTACACCGCCTATCGGATGGAGTGCGCCATCCGCTCCTCCGTGGTGCTGGGTTTTATCGGCCTGCCCACGCTGGGCTTTCATCTGGAAACCGCGTTGCGCGCCGGCGACTACTCCTCGGCAAGCGCCCAGTTGCTCACCCTGCTGGCACTGGTGTACTCGCTGCGATTCTGGTTCCGGGCGAAATGGCTCTGGATCCTGGTGCCGGTGGCCTTTGTCGCCAGACCGCCCTATGGGCAGTGGAACACCGCCAACCTGGGCCAGTTTCTGCGGGACTGTGTGCCGGCGCCGCTGCGACAGGACTGGCCCGCGGAGAAAACCCTGAGCTGGCTGCTGGGACTCGGTGAACAAATCGCCTCCGGGGTCTGGAATACTGTCGTGCTGGCGCAGATCGTGCTGGTGCTGACCGGTATTTTTGCCCTGCTCGGTTCCACCCTGAATTCCCCGCACTTTGCCGCAGGCATGTCGAGAAGGGTCGGTGACGGCGTCCTGTTGATCCTGAGATCCCTGCCCGATTACCTGTTGAACTTTATCGGCCTGATTGTACTGGGGCCCTCCATGCTACCGGCCATAATAGCGATGACGCTGCACAACGGCGCCATCATCGGGCACCTGCTGGGTGCGCACAGCAGCGCAATCGAACCGGCCGTCGTCCCGTCCGGCCCGCTCAGCCGCTTCGTCTACTACTATGTTCCGACCCTGTATCAGCGTTTTCTGGCTTACTGCTTTTACCGCTGGGAAATTATCATTCGCGAAACCGCCATGCTGGGTATCCTCGGCATCCCCACCCTGGGCTTCTATATCGACTCCGCGTTTGAGTTTCTGCGCTTTGATGTTGCCATGATACTGATTGCCGTCAGCGCCGGCATGACGCTTTCAGCAGATTGCTTCTCGAGAAAACTCAGGCAGCAGTTCCTGCGGTACGGCCAGGACCAAAAAGAACTGTAG
- a CDS encoding Lon protease family protein: protein MDSTHTKSIDPLAIEALYRPCNLDDLGFDTTDELEPLADHLGQDRAVEALRFGMGIRHDGYNMFLLGSAGVGKHELLAEILDQGREPLSSLLDWCYVNNFDQPHRPIMLALPAGTGRAFREDMLHTVEDLLISIPAAFQSEEYQSQVQDLAERYTQREQEAFNELSEKAKDKGVALIQTPNGYTLAPTRDDKILSPADFETLPDAEKQRQMEIVESLKEELKAIVRQLPQWVKEGREKMRDLNREYSKLVIDQLFQDLKLKYESLPEVLNYLEAVKTNVIENVDAFRQTEGEGDLPAEMAHTKAREFRHYSVNVLVDNSEQKYAPVVHEDNPSFINLVGRIEHLSQYGTLITDFNLIQPGALHQANGGYLVLDAAKVLTNPFAWDALKRILKAREIRIQSLEQMFSFASTIQLEPEPIPLNTKVILTGDRHIYYLLQQFDPEFGQLFKVAADMSEDTAIEEKSVRLFARLVKTLQTRHQLLPLERGAVARVIEQCSRNIEDAEKLSLHIGSLSDLLRESDYLARQNNAETITRADVGKAVEAGIFRVDQLRERSHEHILREIQLVDTEGAKIAQVNGLSVYQLGNYAFGKPTRITATTRLGSGGVIDIEREAKLGGRIHSKGVMIISSFLASRYSADRPHSLAATLAFEQSYGGVEGDSASVAELAALISSLSRIPVYQHFAATGSVNQLGQVQAIGGVNEKVEGFFDICSARGLNGKQGVIIPSANRKHLMLREDVVAAARERQFAIYAVEYIDEALEILLGTPAGEKDTEGNYPKGSINGKVMACLDDWTAKRKNFSSSEHDDQPGRGDDE from the coding sequence ATGGATTCCACTCACACGAAGTCAATCGACCCACTTGCGATCGAGGCGCTTTATCGGCCCTGTAACCTGGATGATCTGGGTTTCGACACCACCGACGAGCTGGAACCGCTGGCGGATCACCTGGGTCAGGATCGGGCAGTGGAGGCGCTCCGGTTCGGGATGGGTATCCGCCACGACGGTTATAACATGTTTCTTCTGGGGTCCGCCGGCGTGGGCAAACATGAGCTGCTGGCGGAAATACTGGATCAGGGCAGGGAGCCCCTGTCCAGCTTGCTGGACTGGTGCTATGTCAACAATTTCGACCAGCCCCACAGGCCGATCATGTTGGCGTTGCCGGCCGGTACCGGCAGGGCATTCCGGGAAGATATGCTGCACACAGTGGAAGATCTGCTGATCAGTATTCCCGCTGCCTTCCAGAGCGAGGAGTACCAGAGCCAGGTCCAGGATCTGGCGGAGCGCTACACTCAGCGTGAACAAGAGGCGTTCAATGAGTTGAGCGAGAAGGCCAAAGACAAGGGCGTGGCCCTGATTCAGACCCCCAACGGCTATACCCTGGCACCCACCAGGGACGACAAGATTCTTTCCCCGGCGGATTTCGAGACGCTGCCCGATGCGGAAAAACAACGCCAGATGGAGATAGTCGAGTCCCTCAAGGAAGAGTTGAAAGCCATTGTCCGTCAGCTGCCCCAGTGGGTGAAAGAGGGGCGGGAAAAAATGCGTGACCTGAACCGGGAGTACAGCAAGCTGGTGATCGACCAGCTGTTTCAGGATCTCAAATTGAAATATGAATCGCTACCGGAAGTTCTCAATTATCTGGAAGCGGTCAAGACAAATGTTATCGAAAATGTCGACGCATTTCGCCAGACGGAGGGCGAGGGGGACTTGCCCGCCGAGATGGCGCATACCAAGGCACGGGAATTCCGTCACTACAGTGTCAATGTGCTGGTGGACAATTCGGAGCAGAAATATGCCCCGGTGGTTCACGAGGATAATCCCTCGTTCATCAATCTGGTGGGGCGTATAGAACACCTTTCCCAATACGGCACACTGATCACTGACTTCAACCTGATCCAGCCCGGCGCCCTGCACCAGGCCAATGGCGGCTACCTGGTGCTCGATGCGGCAAAGGTGCTGACCAACCCCTTCGCCTGGGATGCGCTGAAGCGGATTCTAAAGGCCCGGGAAATTCGCATTCAGTCCCTGGAGCAGATGTTCAGTTTCGCCAGTACCATCCAACTGGAACCGGAGCCCATTCCCCTGAATACCAAGGTCATTCTCACCGGAGACCGCCACATCTACTACCTGCTGCAACAGTTCGATCCCGAGTTCGGCCAATTGTTCAAGGTGGCGGCCGACATGTCGGAAGACACAGCCATCGAGGAAAAGAGTGTCCGCCTGTTTGCCAGGCTGGTAAAGACCTTGCAGACCCGTCATCAGTTACTGCCGCTGGAAAGGGGTGCCGTGGCCCGGGTGATCGAACAGTGCTCCCGGAATATTGAGGATGCCGAAAAACTTTCACTGCATATCGGAAGCCTCAGTGACCTGCTGCGGGAGAGTGATTACCTGGCCCGGCAAAATAACGCCGAGACCATCACCAGGGCGGACGTCGGCAAGGCGGTGGAAGCGGGTATCTTTCGGGTGGACCAGCTGCGGGAAAGATCCCATGAACATATTCTTCGGGAAATCCAGCTGGTGGACACGGAGGGTGCCAAAATTGCGCAGGTCAACGGCCTGTCAGTTTATCAGCTCGGCAATTATGCCTTTGGCAAACCTACCCGGATAACGGCAACGACCCGACTGGGATCCGGAGGCGTAATTGATATCGAGCGGGAGGCCAAACTCGGCGGTCGTATTCACTCCAAGGGTGTGATGATCATCTCGTCCTTTCTCGCCAGCCGCTATTCCGCGGACAGACCTCATTCCCTGGCGGCCACCCTGGCATTTGAGCAGTCCTATGGCGGCGTGGAGGGCGATAGCGCTTCGGTTGCGGAGCTGGCGGCGCTGATCTCCTCACTCTCCCGTATCCCGGTGTATCAGCATTTTGCGGCTACAGGGTCCGTCAATCAGTTGGGTCAGGTCCAGGCTATCGGTGGCGTCAACGAAAAAGTCGAGGGCTTTTTTGACATTTGCAGCGCCCGCGGCCTCAACGGCAAGCAGGGAGTTATCATCCCTTCGGCCAATCGCAAACATCTCATGCTGCGGGAAGATGTGGTCGCTGCCGCGAGGGAAAGGCAGTTTGCCATCTATGCGGTGGAGTACATTGACGAGGCCCTGGAGATTCTTCTCGGTACGCCGGCCGGAGAAAAGGATACCGAGGGCAATTATCCGAAGGGCAGTATCAATGGCAAGGTGATGGCCTGTCTTGACGACTGGACAGCCAAACGCAAGAATTTTTCCAGTTCCGAACACGACGATCAGCCTGGCAGAGGCGACGATGAGTAA
- the ppsA gene encoding phosphoenolpyruvate synthase, which yields MTADSRQVISFEEVNRSATAQVGGKNASLGEMVCHLEGQGVAVPPGFATTSHAYWQFVELNELKQPIMDALKDMQEGKATLAATGTLLRRLFLKGTWPEDTAQAIRDAYAQLCVRIGRDDADVAVRSSATAEDLPEASFAGQQESFLNIRGADALLDACRQCYASLFTDRAISYRETKHFDHLQVALSVGVQVMVRSDTGSAGVIFTIDPETGFDKVAVIDAAWGLGETVVQGTVEPDEYQVFKPLLTKDQLEPIIGKRRGAKELKMVYAEDGVKSTRTVPTSRAEREAFVLADAEILQLGRWACIIEKHYGCPMDIEWAKDGETSELFIVQARPETVQSRKVAGKFLSYRLKNKGKKLVAGLSIGDAAVTGKVCVLDSAQDIDRFVDGAVLVTENTDPDWVPIMKRAAAIVTDHGGRTSHAAIISRELGLPAVVGSGNASKVLKDNQEVTVSCAEGDKGFVYEGYAEVLTDAIDPSDLPVTRTRIMLNLADPASALHWWRLPADGVGLARMEFVVGNHIRVHPMALVNYEQLEDSGVKRQIDELTKGYTEKADYFVDQLALGLARIAAALYPDPVIVRMSDFKTNEYANLIGGAGFEPHEENPMLGFRGASRYYSPRYREGFALECRAIKRLREAMGFTNVVMMIPFCRSISEADKVLEVMTANGLQRGKNGLEVYVMCEIPSNVILAADFAKRFDGFSIGSNDLTQLTLGVDRDSDELAHLFSEEDKAVKWMISHVIKAAHEAGTKVGLCGQAPSDHPEFATFLVESGIDSISVTPDSFIRVKQKVAEAEKNA from the coding sequence ATGACGGCAGATAGCAGGCAGGTCATCTCCTTCGAGGAGGTCAATCGCAGCGCAACGGCACAGGTGGGCGGTAAAAATGCCTCCCTCGGCGAGATGGTGTGTCATCTGGAGGGACAAGGCGTCGCAGTACCACCAGGCTTTGCGACTACCTCTCACGCCTATTGGCAGTTTGTAGAACTGAACGAACTGAAACAGCCAATCATGGATGCACTCAAGGACATGCAAGAGGGCAAGGCAACACTTGCAGCGACAGGCACATTGCTGCGCCGGCTGTTCCTGAAAGGAACCTGGCCGGAAGACACTGCCCAGGCTATCCGGGACGCCTATGCCCAGCTCTGTGTTCGTATCGGCCGGGATGATGCCGATGTCGCCGTGCGCTCCAGCGCCACCGCCGAAGACCTGCCCGAGGCCAGCTTCGCCGGCCAGCAGGAAAGCTTCCTCAACATTCGAGGCGCGGACGCGCTGCTGGATGCCTGCCGCCAGTGTTATGCCTCACTGTTTACAGACCGGGCCATCAGTTACCGGGAAACAAAACACTTTGACCACCTGCAGGTAGCGCTTTCTGTGGGTGTTCAGGTCATGGTGCGTTCCGATACCGGCAGTGCCGGCGTCATCTTCACCATCGACCCCGAAACAGGTTTCGACAAGGTGGCAGTTATCGACGCGGCCTGGGGTTTGGGAGAAACCGTAGTGCAGGGGACGGTGGAACCGGATGAATACCAGGTTTTCAAGCCTCTGCTGACGAAAGACCAACTGGAGCCAATTATTGGAAAACGGCGCGGCGCCAAGGAACTGAAAATGGTATATGCCGAGGATGGCGTCAAGTCCACCCGGACGGTCCCCACCTCTCGCGCGGAACGCGAGGCCTTTGTCCTGGCCGACGCCGAAATTCTGCAATTGGGTCGCTGGGCCTGCATCATTGAAAAGCACTACGGCTGTCCCATGGATATCGAATGGGCCAAGGATGGGGAAACCTCTGAATTATTCATCGTGCAGGCACGCCCGGAAACCGTACAGTCCCGCAAGGTCGCGGGCAAATTTCTCAGCTACCGCCTGAAGAACAAGGGCAAAAAACTGGTCGCCGGCCTCAGCATCGGCGACGCGGCGGTCACCGGCAAAGTCTGCGTACTGGACAGCGCACAGGATATCGACCGCTTTGTCGATGGAGCCGTGCTGGTCACCGAAAATACCGATCCGGACTGGGTGCCCATCATGAAACGCGCGGCAGCCATTGTTACCGACCACGGTGGACGCACGTCTCATGCCGCCATTATAAGCCGCGAACTGGGGCTCCCCGCCGTGGTCGGCAGCGGCAATGCCAGCAAGGTGCTGAAGGATAACCAGGAAGTAACCGTGTCCTGCGCCGAAGGAGACAAAGGCTTTGTCTATGAGGGCTACGCCGAAGTGCTCACCGACGCCATCGATCCTTCCGACCTGCCCGTAACTCGCACCCGAATTATGCTCAACCTGGCCGATCCGGCATCCGCCCTGCACTGGTGGCGCCTGCCGGCGGACGGCGTAGGCCTGGCCAGGATGGAGTTCGTAGTGGGCAACCACATCAGAGTGCACCCCATGGCCCTGGTCAACTACGAGCAACTGGAGGACAGCGGGGTCAAGCGCCAGATTGATGAGCTGACCAAGGGTTATACAGAGAAGGCGGACTATTTCGTTGATCAACTGGCCCTGGGGCTGGCCCGTATCGCCGCCGCCCTGTACCCCGACCCTGTGATTGTCCGCATGAGCGACTTCAAGACCAACGAATACGCCAACCTGATCGGTGGCGCCGGCTTCGAACCTCACGAAGAGAACCCGATGCTGGGCTTCCGCGGCGCCTCCCGTTACTATTCCCCCCGCTACCGGGAGGGTTTCGCCCTCGAGTGCCGCGCTATCAAACGGTTGCGGGAAGCTATGGGCTTCACCAACGTCGTAATGATGATCCCCTTTTGCCGCTCCATATCAGAAGCTGACAAGGTGCTGGAGGTCATGACTGCCAACGGGCTGCAGCGCGGCAAAAATGGGCTTGAAGTCTATGTGATGTGCGAAATACCCTCCAATGTGATTCTTGCCGCCGACTTTGCCAAACGCTTTGACGGTTTTTCCATTGGTTCCAATGACCTGACCCAGCTGACGCTTGGAGTGGACCGGGACTCAGACGAGCTTGCGCACCTGTTCAGCGAAGAGGACAAGGCGGTCAAGTGGATGATCAGCCATGTGATCAAAGCCGCACACGAAGCCGGAACCAAGGTCGGCCTGTGCGGACAGGCACCCAGCGACCATCCCGAGTTCGCCACTTTCCTGGTGGAAAGCGGAATCGATTCGATATCCGTCACCCCCGACAGCTTTATCCGGGTCAAGCAAAAGGTCGCAGAGGCAGAGAAAAACGCTTAG
- a CDS encoding DUF6746 family protein, whose amino-acid sequence MLMRKLALVMTAIVLVPVFSGAALSSERPDHFKGKPSETLAAALLNFRDHNKELGDILDKNDLSPRRMVEIHELTYTLENALNKIRSELDGLAAMLEEVHLASEQTDTHTVQSTGSAYLKMADEIIRAPRAPSQASNGEGQ is encoded by the coding sequence ATGCTCATGAGAAAATTAGCGCTGGTCATGACAGCAATCGTGCTTGTCCCTGTTTTTTCGGGGGCAGCCCTGTCTTCGGAGCGCCCCGATCATTTCAAGGGTAAACCGTCCGAAACGCTGGCAGCCGCTCTGCTCAATTTCAGGGATCACAACAAAGAACTGGGGGATATTCTGGATAAGAATGACCTGTCGCCACGGCGGATGGTTGAAATCCACGAACTGACGTACACCCTGGAAAACGCCCTGAACAAAATTCGGTCGGAGCTTGACGGGCTGGCTGCAATGTTGGAGGAAGTACATCTCGCCTCGGAGCAAACTGATACCCATACAGTGCAAAGCACGGGCAGTGCCTATCTGAAAATGGCAGATGAAATCATTCGCGCTCCTCGAGCACCGTCGCAAGCAAGCAACGGGGAGGGGCAGTGA
- a CDS encoding VOC family protein — MQVQTYLYFNGCCEEALAFYRQHLEAEVLMSMRFSESPVPMEGSGEGCTGNTMPPGYENKIMHCCFRIGKTEILASDGMCTGTPDFQGFSLALTVADKEEAQHKFGLLADGGDIQMPMEETFFSPAFGMVKDRFGVSWSVLVEQPQG; from the coding sequence ATGCAAGTCCAGACCTACCTTTATTTCAACGGCTGCTGCGAGGAAGCGCTGGCCTTTTACCGCCAGCATCTGGAGGCGGAAGTGCTCATGTCCATGCGCTTCAGTGAAAGCCCCGTCCCCATGGAGGGCAGTGGCGAAGGCTGCACCGGCAATACCATGCCCCCGGGGTATGAAAACAAGATCATGCACTGCTGTTTTCGCATCGGCAAAACGGAAATCCTGGCTTCCGACGGCATGTGCACAGGTACACCGGATTTCCAGGGCTTTTCCCTCGCCCTGACCGTCGCCGACAAAGAGGAAGCGCAGCATAAGTTCGGCTTGCTCGCCGACGGCGGCGATATCCAGATGCCCATGGAAGAAACCTTTTTCTCGCCGGCCTTTGGCATGGTGAAGGATCGCTTCGGTGTATCCTGGAGCGTCCTCGTGGAACAACCACAGGGCTGA
- a CDS encoding YciI family protein, which produces MKYLCLAYEEERKLTELTDAQWRELRQETLDYVADLQQRGKLVLTNALQSARSAHTVKIREDQRAVTDGPFAETKEQIGGFFLIEAESEDEALDIAAGWPSARIGTIEVRPIEEALRLKGRY; this is translated from the coding sequence ATGAAATACCTCTGCCTCGCCTACGAGGAAGAACGCAAGCTAACCGAGCTGACAGACGCGCAGTGGCGCGAACTGCGCCAGGAAACCCTGGATTACGTCGCCGATCTGCAGCAGCGGGGTAAACTGGTACTCACCAATGCGTTGCAGAGTGCCCGCTCGGCCCACACGGTGAAAATTCGCGAGGATCAGCGCGCCGTCACCGACGGCCCCTTCGCCGAGACCAAGGAACAGATCGGCGGTTTCTTCCTGATCGAGGCAGAGTCTGAAGACGAAGCCCTCGACATCGCCGCGGGCTGGCCGTCGGCACGGATCGGTACCATTGAAGTGAGACCCATTGAAGAAGCGCTGCGGCTCAAAGGCCGCTACTGA
- a CDS encoding cytochrome-c peroxidase: MNDLGRYEATGNSADRWLYRAASLRNVAITAPYMHDGSLPDLESVVDYYNRGGVQHPGLDPRIRPLNLDADQRKDLVQFLQALTGSNIDTLVRDGRSQSIGDTRSSTQH, encoded by the coding sequence GTGAATGACCTGGGTCGGTACGAGGCTACCGGGAACAGCGCGGATCGCTGGCTGTACCGCGCGGCCAGTCTGCGCAACGTGGCCATCACGGCACCCTATATGCACGACGGCAGCTTGCCCGACCTCGAGTCCGTGGTGGATTACTACAACCGTGGCGGCGTGCAGCATCCCGGGCTGGACCCGCGCATTCGCCCCCTGAACCTCGATGCGGATCAGCGGAAGGACCTTGTCCAGTTTCTGCAGGCGCTGACCGGCAGCAATATCGACACGCTGGTCAGAGACGGCCGTAGCCAGTCTATCGGGGATACACGCTCAAGCACGCAACATTAA
- a CDS encoding cytochrome c peroxidase, producing the protein MSASRLSLLVLLLGMALIVTARACAGASASRVLAAIEGEPADLVALVESPPLGLPAVPVPARNPMTETRVKLGRKLFYDRRLSFNGTLSCAMCHVPEQGFSQREVRTPVGFQGRFVRRNAPTLLNVAYRRALFHDGRESTLENQVWQPLLQANEMANPSIGFVLDTIRNAGDYQGLFETAFPQGLTVETVGMALASYQRGLLAANSPFDRWYFRGEEGAMSAAARRGWDLFRNKGCIGCHTVAKDHAHFTDDAYYDTGIGYARSMGRAGPSTACVWHRAWKWCQPYHSSCQT; encoded by the coding sequence GTGTCCGCAAGCCGCCTTTCACTGCTGGTGTTGCTGCTGGGAATGGCTCTCATAGTGACAGCCAGGGCCTGCGCAGGTGCGTCCGCCTCCCGGGTGTTGGCCGCCATCGAGGGTGAACCCGCGGACCTTGTCGCGCTGGTCGAGTCACCGCCGCTGGGCCTTCCGGCGGTACCGGTTCCCGCCCGCAATCCCATGACCGAGACCAGGGTCAAGCTGGGACGCAAACTGTTTTACGACCGGCGTCTGTCCTTCAACGGTACGCTGTCCTGCGCTATGTGTCACGTGCCTGAACAGGGCTTCAGCCAGCGGGAAGTGCGTACTCCCGTAGGGTTCCAGGGCCGGTTCGTGAGGCGCAATGCTCCCACCTTGCTCAACGTGGCCTACCGGCGCGCGCTGTTCCATGACGGGCGGGAATCCACCCTGGAAAACCAGGTCTGGCAGCCGCTGCTCCAGGCCAACGAGATGGCCAACCCCTCCATTGGTTTCGTGCTGGACACCATCCGCAACGCCGGGGACTATCAGGGCCTGTTCGAGACGGCCTTTCCACAGGGGCTGACCGTGGAAACCGTGGGCATGGCCCTGGCCAGTTATCAGCGAGGCCTGCTGGCCGCCAATTCCCCCTTCGACCGCTGGTATTTTAGGGGCGAGGAGGGCGCCATGAGCGCCGCGGCCCGGCGGGGCTGGGACTTGTTTCGGAACAAAGGCTGTATCGGCTGCCACACCGTGGCAAAGGACCATGCGCATTTCACCGACGATGCCTACTATGATACAGGCATCGGCTACGCGCGCAGTATGGGGCGGGCCGGACCATCGACCGCCTGCGTCTGGCACCGGGCGTGGAAGTGGTGCCAACCGTATCATTCGAGCTGCCAAACGTGA